A window from Sinanaerobacter sp. ZZT-01 encodes these proteins:
- a CDS encoding putative manganese transporter — protein sequence MKEVLIDTLLDGIRMLPFLLAAYLLIEWIEHRSNDKMKRILINSGRYGPLGGAVLGAIPQCGFSVAAANFYSERVITKGTLLAVFLSTSDEAIPVLLAAPKSGNILLKLIAIKIVIGFFAGFLVDLIERKTKRSFDWIQSDKYKSPENCHCERGILSAALYHTVTIFLFILTVSFLLNTMFYYVGKESVSAFLMTDSLFQPLLTGLFGLIPNCAVSLVLTQLFLAGNISFGSIVAGLCTGAGIGFAVLLKANRKFKENINITVLLYIIGAGSGILIDIFMSNMNVI from the coding sequence ATGAAGGAAGTTTTAATAGACACGTTGCTGGATGGGATTCGGATGCTTCCCTTTTTACTGGCAGCCTATCTTCTTATCGAATGGATCGAACACCGTTCCAATGATAAGATGAAGCGGATACTAATAAATTCCGGAAGATATGGTCCGCTGGGAGGCGCTGTTTTAGGTGCAATTCCGCAATGCGGATTTTCGGTGGCAGCTGCTAATTTTTACAGTGAGCGGGTGATTACAAAGGGTACTTTGCTGGCTGTCTTTCTATCGACCTCGGATGAAGCGATCCCAGTGCTGCTCGCAGCTCCTAAAAGCGGAAATATTTTATTAAAGCTGATTGCAATAAAAATAGTAATTGGATTTTTTGCAGGATTTCTTGTTGATTTGATAGAACGGAAAACAAAGAGGAGCTTTGATTGGATCCAATCAGATAAATATAAATCACCTGAAAATTGCCACTGTGAAAGAGGGATACTTTCTGCGGCACTTTATCATACGGTAACGATATTTCTGTTTATTTTAACCGTTTCGTTTCTGCTCAATACGATGTTCTATTACGTCGGGAAAGAGAGTGTATCTGCTTTTTTAATGACTGACAGTCTATTTCAGCCACTTTTAACCGGATTATTTGGTCTTATACCGAATTGTGCAGTGTCCTTAGTGTTGACGCAATTGTTTTTAGCGGGCAACATCAGCTTTGGCTCTATAGTAGCAGGGCTTTGTACAGGTGCAGGGATCGGATTTGCGGTTTTGCTAAAAGCAAATCGGAAGTTTAAAGAAAATATTAATATTACAGTTCTCTTATATATTATTGGTGCAGGAAGTGGAATTCTAATTGATATTTTTATGTCTAATATGAACGTTATTTAA
- a CDS encoding sigma-70 family RNA polymerase sigma factor, translating to MNTVKIETIFDLMKNKEQRGFELLYEHYFRIMYGIAYSITGDDEVSKDAVQNTLIKLFVLEPHKFPEAHVLTWLYTVVKNEALMLLRKEKQTIDISTIDEKLPMIDKSIEEFVDMENYYTLISSLNEKQRQIVTLKVLGGMSHKEISHMLQKPIGTIQWTYNMSIKKLRTALSTMATFVIMLGTGFAYKLIRAFDTEYIEIPEMDMESSVNIPAPPIIDAWVIVLGICFLLSATALIVFFRNTDKLPTKRKARRI from the coding sequence ATGAATACTGTTAAAATTGAAACTATATTTGATTTGATGAAAAACAAAGAACAGCGAGGGTTCGAGCTTTTATATGAACATTATTTTCGTATTATGTACGGCATCGCATATTCAATTACCGGCGACGACGAGGTGAGCAAGGATGCTGTCCAAAATACGTTAATTAAGCTATTTGTCCTCGAACCACATAAATTCCCCGAAGCGCATGTGTTGACATGGCTGTATACCGTCGTCAAAAACGAAGCGCTTATGTTGCTTCGTAAGGAAAAGCAGACTATTGACATCAGTACAATTGATGAAAAACTTCCAATGATTGATAAAAGCATTGAGGAATTTGTCGATATGGAAAACTACTACACTTTGATTTCATCTCTGAACGAAAAGCAACGGCAGATTGTCACACTGAAAGTGTTAGGTGGTATGAGCCATAAAGAAATATCCCACATGCTGCAGAAGCCGATCGGTACAATTCAATGGACATATAACATGTCCATCAAGAAACTGCGTACTGCGCTTTCTACAATGGCTACGTTTGTCATCATGCTAGGCACAGGCTTTGCTTATAAGCTGATTCGTGCATTTGATACAGAATACATTGAAATCCCGGAAATGGATATGGAATCGTCCGTCAATATTCCAGCACCGCCAATAATTGATGCGTGGGTTATTGTGCTCGGTATATGCTTTTTATTGTCGGCAACAGCTTTAATCGTATTTTTTAGAAATACAGACAAATTGCCAACAAAACGCAAAGCTAGACGCATCTAA
- a CDS encoding RluA family pseudouridine synthase — protein MIKISITENEENQRLDRFLKKYFKSASLSHLYKLIRKDIKINGKRSKAEAILKLGDELNIYITDEEAENLRKTKKLQHSKKQFHIAYEDAHILIAEKPFGLLVHGDRTEKKNTLANQVISYLIETGEYRPRLERTFAPSPVNRLDRNTTGLVIFGKDNRTLQTLNQMLREKECVKKYYLTIVCGELKNELHLMDKMIKDEIKNKVSVHKLEEGSDGRMIETIARPIQSANGYTLVEIELITGRTHQIRAHMQSAGYCVIGDEKYGNAKANRELKKRFGLSTQFLHAYKLYFAHAHEPISYLEGKMVTAPLTSYMESIKKNLFE, from the coding sequence ATGATAAAAATATCCATTACGGAAAACGAAGAAAATCAAAGATTGGATCGTTTTTTGAAAAAGTACTTTAAGAGTGCTTCGTTAAGTCACCTTTATAAGTTGATTCGCAAGGACATAAAAATAAACGGAAAACGAAGCAAGGCAGAAGCCATTTTGAAACTGGGAGATGAATTAAATATCTACATCACAGACGAAGAAGCTGAAAATCTTAGAAAGACAAAGAAATTGCAGCATTCCAAAAAACAGTTCCACATCGCATATGAGGATGCGCACATTCTGATTGCAGAAAAACCATTTGGACTTTTGGTACATGGAGACCGAACGGAAAAAAAGAATACTTTAGCAAATCAGGTGATTAGTTATTTAATTGAAACTGGAGAGTATCGTCCCCGTTTGGAACGCACATTTGCACCGTCACCGGTGAATCGCTTGGACCGTAATACGACCGGGCTGGTCATTTTCGGAAAGGACAATCGTACACTGCAGACGTTAAATCAAATGCTTCGAGAAAAGGAATGCGTAAAAAAGTATTATTTAACGATTGTATGCGGCGAATTAAAAAATGAACTTCATTTAATGGACAAGATGATAAAAGATGAAATAAAAAACAAAGTAAGTGTACATAAATTAGAAGAAGGTAGCGATGGACGAATGATCGAAACGATCGCACGTCCGATACAATCTGCAAATGGATATACTCTAGTGGAAATTGAATTGATAACCGGACGAACACATCAGATAAGGGCACATATGCAGAGTGCAGGATATTGTGTAATTGGTGATGAAAAGTACGGGAATGCAAAGGCAAATCGTGAATTGAAAAAACGCTTTGGGCTGTCTACACAATTTTTGCACGCTTACAAATTGTATTTCGCTCATGCGCATGAACCGATAAGCTACTTAGAAGGGAAAATGGTTACTGCACCATTGACCTCATATATGGAGTCTATCAAAAAAAATTTATTTGAATGA
- a CDS encoding NCS2 family permease has product MTKKLIQYFQIKEHKTTIQTEVIAGITTFVAMAYILIVNPVILEESGMNYGAVFTATAVAALLATFFMGVWAKLPIALAPGMGLNAFFTYYVVLQLGYTWQFALTAILIEGILFILLSLFDIRESIINKMPATLKKAISAGIGLFIASIGLKNAHIIVADTSNLITLGDLSEPTALLASIGLIVTGIFLVRKVPAALLLGIIATTIIGLPLGVTMLPSSIVSLPPSIAPIFFHFDFTNFFTIDMLLIVFTFLLVDIFDTAGSLIAFAMRADLLDENGNFPHAKKALLCDAVGTTLGACLGTSTVTTFGESAAGMAAGGRTGLTALTTSACFFLALFFSPLILIVPSAATAPALVLVGLFMAVPIKDIPFDDYSEAIPAFLTITMMPFASSIADGIGFGILSYFLLKLIGGAEKRKELNVMIVVVALLFLIKYLFL; this is encoded by the coding sequence ATGACTAAAAAACTAATTCAATATTTCCAAATTAAGGAACACAAAACAACGATACAAACAGAAGTGATTGCAGGTATCACTACATTTGTCGCAATGGCTTATATTTTAATCGTCAATCCAGTTATTTTAGAAGAATCTGGTATGAACTACGGTGCCGTTTTTACAGCAACTGCTGTTGCTGCTCTCCTTGCTACTTTTTTCATGGGGGTATGGGCTAAACTTCCAATCGCACTTGCTCCTGGAATGGGATTGAATGCCTTTTTTACCTATTATGTTGTACTTCAGTTAGGCTACACCTGGCAGTTTGCTCTGACCGCGATTTTAATTGAAGGTATTCTTTTCATCTTATTATCTCTATTTGATATTCGTGAATCCATCATAAATAAAATGCCGGCAACGCTAAAAAAAGCAATTTCGGCAGGAATCGGTCTTTTCATTGCCTCGATCGGTTTGAAAAATGCACATATCATCGTAGCGGACACCTCAAATTTAATTACACTTGGCGATCTTTCCGAACCGACTGCTTTACTCGCCAGCATTGGTTTGATTGTAACCGGTATTTTCTTGGTAAGAAAAGTTCCTGCGGCTTTACTTCTTGGAATTATTGCTACAACAATTATCGGATTACCACTTGGCGTTACGATGCTCCCTTCTTCTATTGTTAGTCTTCCGCCTAGCATTGCTCCAATATTTTTTCATTTCGACTTTACAAATTTCTTTACAATTGACATGCTATTAATCGTTTTCACATTTCTGCTTGTGGATATTTTTGATACAGCCGGCTCTCTCATTGCCTTCGCTATGCGTGCAGACTTACTAGATGAGAACGGAAATTTCCCACATGCAAAAAAAGCTCTTCTATGTGATGCTGTAGGTACTACTTTGGGTGCCTGTTTAGGGACAAGCACCGTCACCACGTTTGGTGAATCCGCTGCCGGAATGGCTGCGGGAGGCAGAACAGGATTGACTGCTTTAACAACATCTGCCTGCTTTTTCCTCGCACTATTTTTCTCACCTCTAATTTTGATCGTGCCAAGTGCTGCGACTGCCCCGGCTCTTGTCTTAGTAGGATTGTTTATGGCCGTTCCCATTAAAGACATTCCTTTTGACGACTATTCCGAAGCAATCCCCGCATTTTTAACTATTACAATGATGCCTTTTGCATCCAGTATTGCAGATGGTATTGGCTTTGGTATTCTCTCTTATTTTCTATTGAAATTAATCGGAGGTGCTGAAAAGAGAAAAGAATTGAATGTAATGATTGTTGTCGTCGCACTTCTATTCTTAATTAAATATTTATTTTTATAA
- the smpB gene encoding SsrA-binding protein SmpB produces the protein MRQRKLIANNKKARHDYFIDEVYEAGIVLTGTEIKSLRQGKVNLKESYAKIDNGEVVIYNMHISPYEQGNRYNTDPMRERKLLLHKQEIRKLIGYTTQKGLTIIPLKLYLNERGLAKMELAVARGKKLFDKRDDIAKKDADRRMEQQMKKHWQ, from the coding sequence GTGAGACAAAGGAAGCTGATTGCCAATAATAAAAAAGCGCGGCATGATTACTTTATAGACGAGGTCTATGAAGCGGGTATTGTATTGACCGGTACAGAAATTAAATCACTTCGCCAAGGAAAAGTTAATTTAAAAGAAAGTTATGCAAAAATTGATAATGGGGAAGTCGTTATTTACAATATGCATATCAGCCCGTATGAACAGGGAAATCGTTATAATACAGATCCGATGCGAGAACGTAAGCTTTTGCTGCATAAACAGGAGATACGTAAATTAATCGGATATACAACACAAAAAGGATTGACGATTATTCCTTTAAAATTATATTTGAACGAACGAGGCTTGGCAAAGATGGAACTTGCCGTTGCCAGAGGAAAGAAGCTATTTGATAAACGTGATGATATTGCGAAAAAAGATGCGGATCGACGTATGGAACAGCAAATGAAAAAGCATTGGCAGTAA
- a CDS encoding lactate utilization protein, protein MDYLEIKQNFEHHGFSTQLFSTKEEACCYLVDILQNQTIGFGGSETLKEMGLFEALQQKNVVTWHNRIPGLAVRKLANCSDVYITSANAVTETGEILNIDGTGNRVAMTAFGPQSCYYVVGKNKITPNLSEAYQRCKNVAAPLNARRLGAKTPCAVKGDKCYDCNSPDRICRIISMIERVPMEMKCEIIFVDQELGF, encoded by the coding sequence GTGGATTATTTGGAAATAAAACAAAATTTTGAACATCATGGTTTTTCAACACAGCTTTTTTCAACAAAAGAAGAAGCTTGTTGCTATCTTGTCGATATTTTACAAAATCAAACGATTGGATTTGGTGGAAGTGAGACTTTAAAGGAAATGGGTCTGTTTGAAGCATTACAACAAAAAAATGTTGTTACATGGCACAATAGAATTCCAGGCTTAGCAGTAAGAAAACTGGCAAATTGTTCAGATGTATATATAACCAGTGCGAATGCAGTAACGGAGACAGGAGAGATTCTTAATATTGACGGAACAGGAAATCGTGTTGCTATGACTGCTTTTGGACCTCAATCCTGTTACTATGTTGTAGGAAAAAATAAAATTACACCGAATCTTAGCGAAGCGTATCAGCGTTGCAAAAATGTGGCTGCTCCTTTGAATGCAAGACGCTTGGGGGCTAAAACTCCATGCGCAGTTAAGGGAGATAAGTGTTATGACTGCAACAGCCCCGACCGAATATGCCGCATTATTTCGATGATTGAAAGAGTACCAATGGAAATGAAATGTGAAATTATCTTTGTGGATCAAGAATTAGGGTTTTAA
- the fba gene encoding class II fructose-1,6-bisphosphate aldolase, protein MALVTTKDMFAKALKSDYAVGAFNVNNMEIIQGIVSAAQEEQAPLILQVSAGARKYAKPLYLTKLVEAAIEDSGLDIALHLDHGEDFEICKKCVDDGFTSVMIDGSKHSFEENIALTKQVVEYAHAHGVVVEAELGKLAGIEDNIKVDSRSATFTDPGEAAEFVERTGVDSLAIAIGTSHGAYKFKGEPYLDFERLKKIHALIPATPLVLHGASTVLPEFVSLCNQYGGNIPGAQGVPEDMIRTATKYGICKVNIDTDLRLAMTAEIRRFLVENSSEFDPRKYLGPARTAIQSMVQHKIKNVLNASNQK, encoded by the coding sequence ATGGCATTGGTAACAACAAAAGATATGTTTGCAAAAGCATTAAAAAGTGATTACGCAGTTGGTGCTTTTAATGTGAACAATATGGAAATCATCCAAGGTATTGTCAGCGCTGCTCAGGAAGAACAAGCACCGCTTATTTTACAGGTTTCTGCCGGAGCCAGAAAATATGCAAAACCGCTCTACCTCACAAAGCTGGTCGAAGCAGCTATTGAGGACTCTGGTTTAGATATCGCACTTCACTTGGATCATGGAGAAGACTTTGAAATCTGTAAAAAGTGTGTTGATGATGGGTTCACTTCTGTTATGATTGACGGCTCCAAGCATTCATTTGAAGAGAATATTGCTCTTACAAAGCAGGTTGTAGAATACGCTCATGCGCATGGAGTTGTAGTAGAAGCAGAACTCGGTAAGCTTGCCGGAATCGAAGATAACATCAAAGTAGACAGCCGTTCTGCAACTTTTACCGACCCTGGCGAAGCTGCTGAATTTGTAGAGCGTACTGGTGTTGATTCTTTAGCTATCGCAATTGGAACCAGTCACGGAGCTTACAAATTTAAGGGAGAACCATATTTGGACTTTGAACGTCTCAAAAAAATTCACGCTCTCATTCCCGCGACTCCGCTCGTACTACATGGTGCCTCTACCGTACTTCCTGAATTTGTTTCATTATGCAATCAATACGGCGGTAATATTCCTGGTGCGCAAGGTGTGCCGGAGGATATGATTCGTACCGCAACAAAATATGGTATTTGTAAAGTAAATATTGATACGGACCTTCGTTTGGCAATGACAGCTGAAATTCGTCGTTTCTTAGTTGAAAATTCTAGCGAATTTGACCCAAGAAAGTATTTGGGGCCTGCAAGAACTGCGATCCAGTCAATGGTACAGCACAAGATAAAAAATGTATTAAATGCAAGCAATCAAAAATAG
- a CDS encoding prepilin peptidase — MWAIGKGIFGLVIGFLWIETWKNTPKKWLCDYGEEERELLVNKENLKGLNLLAVLILFSFSIFLPCTDLNSCFSFFLKMCFVWILLQIAVGDIYYQIIADQWIFAVALLAVFEQLLNGRVQNLLSLFLTAFFLFLFLWICASLFALYFQNMVFGFGDIKLFFSLCLYFGLGDVFWVMAWSLIFCGIGCALLLLFKVYKKDSTCAVAPYIAAACYFLLLNP, encoded by the coding sequence ATGTGGGCAATCGGAAAAGGCATATTTGGACTTGTTATTGGATTTTTATGGATAGAAACATGGAAAAATACTCCGAAGAAATGGCTTTGCGATTATGGTGAAGAGGAAAGGGAGCTCTTAGTAAATAAAGAGAATTTAAAGGGCTTAAATCTTCTTGCAGTGCTTATTTTATTTTCTTTTAGTATATTTTTGCCTTGCACAGATTTGAATTCCTGCTTTTCCTTTTTCTTAAAGATGTGCTTTGTTTGGATTCTATTACAAATTGCGGTAGGTGACATTTATTATCAGATTATTGCAGATCAATGGATCTTTGCTGTTGCACTGCTTGCTGTTTTCGAACAGTTGTTAAATGGAAGGGTGCAGAACCTTCTCTCGCTCTTCTTAACAGCCTTTTTTTTATTCCTTTTTCTTTGGATCTGTGCTTCTCTTTTCGCACTTTATTTTCAAAATATGGTCTTTGGATTTGGTGATATTAAATTATTTTTCTCCTTGTGTTTATACTTTGGATTGGGAGATGTGTTCTGGGTAATGGCATGGTCTTTGATTTTTTGTGGAATCGGATGTGCTTTGTTGCTGTTATTTAAAGTGTACAAAAAAGATTCCACTTGCGCTGTGGCGCCGTATATTGCGGCTGCTTGTTATTTTTTATTATTGAATCCATAA
- a CDS encoding helix-turn-helix transcriptional regulator: MKNKIKELRKNMGLRQEDIANELGVTRQTINAIENDKYNPTLELAMKLARLLKTSVENIFELPD, from the coding sequence ATGAAAAATAAAATTAAAGAATTGCGAAAAAATATGGGGTTACGGCAAGAGGATATTGCAAATGAATTAGGAGTAACTAGGCAAACTATAAATGCTATTGAAAACGACAAATACAATCCAACACTTGAATTAGCCATGAAACTTGCAAGATTACTAAAAACGTCTGTTGAAAACATATTTGAGTTACCAGACTAA
- a CDS encoding flavodoxin produces the protein MKVVIVYESTHHGNTKILVDAIAKKNEVDLVDATKTNSIPYERYDMIGFASGAAFGKFYKKITSLARSVPSGKKVFFLYSCGKNSKDYSKNICGILEANGCISLGSYGCCGYDTYGPLKLMGGINKGHPDENEIRGAVDFYTSLV, from the coding sequence ATGAAAGTTGTTATTGTATATGAATCGACTCATCATGGGAACACAAAAATACTGGTGGATGCAATTGCCAAAAAAAACGAAGTCGACCTGGTAGATGCAACAAAAACCAATTCCATTCCTTATGAACGCTACGACATGATTGGATTCGCGTCTGGGGCTGCATTTGGGAAATTCTACAAGAAGATAACATCTCTAGCACGCTCTGTTCCTTCGGGAAAAAAGGTGTTTTTCTTGTACTCTTGTGGGAAGAACAGCAAAGATTATTCAAAAAATATATGTGGGATTTTAGAAGCGAATGGGTGTATTTCTCTCGGTTCATATGGTTGCTGCGGGTATGACACGTATGGGCCGTTAAAATTGATGGGTGGGATCAACAAAGGGCATCCGGATGAAAATGAAATTAGAGGGGCAGTAGATTTCTATACATCACTCGTATGA
- the lepB gene encoding signal peptidase I codes for MSQNTKEWIKDIVFAVIIGLIIIQFIRPTIVKEHSMMPTLNENDYIFLSKQSYTFGEPKYGDIVVFQSDLKTAEGKEKRLIKRVIGLPGDVISIADGVVFRNGQPLDETYTLEQYTSTVMSDITVPKDNLFVMGDNRQNSIDSRDPDVGCIEEKRLVGKAFLRLYPFNKIGFLK; via the coding sequence TTGAGTCAAAATACGAAAGAATGGATTAAAGATATTGTATTTGCGGTAATCATTGGACTGATTATCATACAATTTATTAGACCGACCATTGTAAAAGAGCATTCTATGATGCCAACCTTAAATGAAAATGATTACATTTTTTTAAGCAAACAATCCTACACCTTCGGAGAACCTAAATATGGTGATATCGTTGTATTTCAAAGTGATTTGAAAACGGCGGAAGGAAAAGAGAAACGCCTTATCAAAAGAGTGATTGGACTGCCGGGCGATGTGATCAGCATAGCAGACGGAGTCGTCTTTCGAAACGGACAACCGCTGGATGAAACTTATACATTAGAACAGTATACTTCTACGGTTATGTCAGACATTACGGTGCCGAAGGACAACTTGTTTGTAATGGGAGATAATAGACAAAACAGCATCGATAGCAGAGACCCGGATGTGGGATGCATTGAAGAAAAACGTTTGGTTGGAAAAGCATTTCTTAGGTTATATCCATTTAATAAAATCGGATTTCTGAAGTAA
- the lepB gene encoding signal peptidase I, which yields MKAAIWDFVKTILMALVIAILITSFIKPTLVKGYSMYPTIQPNSYMIVNKIPYIKGMPQHGDIVVFKAHIYMENGEEKDLIKRVIGVPGDHISVKDGAVYRNGEALKEDYIYDGVTSGELDEITVAENCIFVMGDNRGNSLDSRDPSIGQVEMKDILGKVVLRLYPFDEIGFL from the coding sequence ATGAAAGCAGCAATTTGGGATTTTGTAAAAACGATATTAATGGCGCTAGTGATTGCTATTCTTATAACAAGCTTTATTAAACCAACTTTGGTAAAAGGATATTCGATGTATCCGACCATACAGCCGAACAGCTATATGATTGTGAATAAAATCCCTTATATCAAGGGAATGCCTCAGCATGGCGACATTGTTGTATTTAAGGCGCATATTTATATGGAAAACGGTGAAGAGAAGGACTTAATTAAGAGAGTGATTGGAGTACCAGGGGATCATATTTCTGTGAAAGATGGGGCAGTTTACAGAAATGGAGAAGCATTAAAAGAAGACTATATTTATGACGGAGTCACTTCCGGTGAATTGGATGAAATCACTGTTGCAGAAAATTGTATTTTTGTAATGGGAGATAATCGTGGGAATAGCCTAGATAGCAGAGACCCAAGCATTGGACAGGTGGAAATGAAGGATATTTTGGGGAAGGTCGTTTTGCGGCTCTATCCATTTGATGAAATAGGCTTTTTATAA
- the lepB gene encoding signal peptidase I, whose product MSQNTKEWMKEIIIAVVIGLIIIQFIKPTIVQGHSMMPTLNERDYIFLSKQAYAFEEPQYGDIIVFHSDLTTAEGQEKMLIKRIVGLPGDVIRIQDGVVFRNGEALDESYTLEHYTSTIMSDITVPEGSLFVMGDNRQGSTDSRDSEVGCIAQTRLVGKAVLRLYPFNKIGFLK is encoded by the coding sequence TTGAGCCAAAATACGAAAGAGTGGATGAAAGAGATTATAATAGCAGTTGTTATTGGACTGATTATCATACAATTTATTAAACCGACCATTGTGCAAGGCCATTCCATGATGCCGACTTTAAATGAAAGGGATTATATCTTTTTAAGTAAGCAGGCTTATGCGTTTGAGGAACCGCAGTATGGAGATATTATCGTATTCCATAGCGATTTAACAACAGCAGAAGGACAAGAAAAAATGTTGATTAAACGCATTGTTGGTTTACCGGGTGATGTGATACGTATACAGGATGGCGTTGTTTTTCGGAATGGAGAAGCATTAGATGAATCCTATACTTTAGAACATTATACGTCCACGATTATGTCGGACATTACCGTTCCTGAGGGCAGCTTGTTTGTAATGGGGGATAACAGACAAGGCAGCACTGACAGCAGAGATTCGGAAGTTGGATGCATTGCGCAGACTCGCTTAGTGGGAAAAGCGGTTTTACGCCTATATCCGTTTAATAAAATTGGATTTCTTAAATAA
- a CDS encoding Na+/H+ antiporter NhaC family protein: protein MKDTQKKGNPIALLPIGVFLIIFIGSGILTNDFYSMPAIVGFLIALMIAFMQNRKVSFSEKFVIAAKGVGNENIVIMCLIFLAAGGFSGAVKAAGGVESTVNLGLSVLPSEVAVVGLFLIGCFISISMGTSMGTIAALAPIAVGISEKAAVSLPICIGAVVCGAMFGDNLSMISDTTIAAVRTQGCKMKDKFKANLLIVLPAAVLTLILFLFLAKNNSFHITGALPYNIFQVLPYLLVLTGALIGFNVFGVLIAGTVASLIVGVASKAIPFSDIFKVIGDGVTGMYDITVISIVVSCIVALVKEYGGIQYILELIHSNIKGQKGGMLGIAALASMVDVATANNTVAIVMAGPIAKEISEEFDIPPIRSASILDIFTSVFQGLIPYGAQLLSAASLTGLTPFEIIPYMYYPIFMAISALLFILFSKEKKSVR from the coding sequence TTGAAGGATACGCAGAAAAAAGGAAATCCGATTGCACTGTTACCCATTGGAGTTTTTTTAATCATATTCATTGGTTCAGGAATATTAACGAATGATTTTTATAGCATGCCTGCAATTGTAGGATTTTTGATTGCATTAATGATTGCATTTATGCAAAACAGAAAAGTAAGTTTCTCTGAAAAATTTGTAATTGCGGCAAAGGGTGTAGGCAATGAGAACATTGTCATCATGTGCTTGATTTTTTTGGCTGCCGGAGGGTTTTCCGGTGCAGTAAAAGCCGCAGGTGGTGTAGAGAGTACTGTAAATTTAGGATTATCCGTTTTACCTTCTGAGGTAGCGGTTGTAGGATTATTTTTGATAGGTTGTTTTATCTCCATTTCCATGGGCACTTCAATGGGAACTATTGCAGCGTTAGCACCAATTGCTGTTGGCATTAGTGAAAAGGCAGCAGTATCTTTGCCAATTTGTATCGGCGCTGTTGTTTGCGGTGCCATGTTTGGTGATAACCTTTCCATGATCTCAGATACGACGATTGCAGCCGTACGAACACAAGGCTGTAAAATGAAAGATAAGTTTAAAGCGAATTTATTGATTGTGCTTCCAGCTGCAGTTTTGACATTAATATTGTTTTTATTTCTGGCAAAGAATAATAGCTTTCATATTACAGGGGCGCTGCCGTATAATATTTTTCAGGTCTTACCGTATCTTTTAGTATTGACTGGGGCATTAATAGGGTTTAATGTCTTTGGCGTTTTAATAGCAGGTACAGTGGCATCGTTGATTGTAGGGGTGGCAAGTAAAGCCATTCCTTTTTCTGACATATTCAAAGTGATCGGTGATGGAGTAACTGGAATGTATGATATAACCGTTATTTCAATTGTAGTATCTTGTATTGTTGCACTCGTAAAAGAATATGGAGGGATTCAGTATATTTTAGAGCTGATCCATTCAAATATTAAGGGGCAGAAAGGTGGTATGCTCGGAATTGCAGCTCTTGCTTCTATGGTGGATGTTGCAACCGCTAACAATACGGTAGCCATTGTTATGGCTGGCCCGATTGCAAAGGAAATTAGTGAGGAGTTTGATATTCCTCCGATCCGCTCTGCTTCTATTCTGGATATTTTTACTTCGGTGTTTCAGGGCTTGATTCCGTATGGCGCACAGCTTTTGTCTGCGGCGAGTTTAACGGGACTCACTCCGTTTGAAATAATACCTTATATGTATTACCCCATATTTATGGCTATAAGTGCTCTTTTGTTTATTTTGTTTAGTAAAGAAAAAAAGTCAGTACGATAA